In a genomic window of Streptomyces pristinaespiralis:
- a CDS encoding PadR family transcriptional regulator yields the protein MSRRSGILEFAVLGLLREAPMHGYELRKRLNTSLGIFRAFSYGTLYPCLKTLVANGWLIEEPGNAPEDALAASLAGRRAKIVYRLTAEGKEHFEELLSHTGPDSWEDEHFAARFAFFGQTEREVRMRVLEGRRSRLEERLEKMRASLARTRERLDDYTLELQRHGMESVEREVRWLNELIESERAGRDQRSSSESTAQQDNTPGATGGLPRHKGAESSGGTPPDDSTPPDPSDDPAK from the coding sequence GTGAGCAGGCGCTCCGGCATCCTCGAGTTCGCCGTCCTCGGTCTGCTCCGTGAAGCCCCGATGCACGGTTACGAGCTGCGCAAGCGGCTCAACACGTCACTGGGAATCTTCCGGGCCTTCAGTTACGGGACCCTCTACCCCTGCCTCAAGACGCTGGTCGCCAACGGCTGGTTGATCGAGGAACCGGGAAACGCTCCCGAGGACGCCCTCGCCGCCTCGCTGGCGGGCCGGCGCGCCAAGATCGTCTACCGGTTGACGGCGGAAGGTAAGGAGCACTTCGAGGAGCTCCTGTCCCACACCGGCCCCGACAGCTGGGAGGACGAGCACTTCGCGGCACGCTTCGCCTTCTTCGGACAGACGGAGCGCGAAGTGCGGATGCGGGTGCTGGAAGGCCGCCGCAGCCGGCTGGAAGAGCGTCTGGAGAAGATGCGTGCCTCCTTGGCCCGCACCCGCGAGCGCCTCGACGACTACACCCTCGAGCTGCAGCGGCACGGCATGGAGTCCGTGGAGCGTGAAGTGCGCTGGCTCAACGAGCTCATCGAGAGCGAGCGGGCAGGGCGGGATCAAAGATCCTCGTCCGAGAGCACCGCGCAGCAGGACAACACACCTGGAGCGACGGGCGGCCTGCCCCGGCACAAGGGTGCCGAGTCTTCCGGAGGGACGCCTCCCGACGACTCCACCCCGCCGGATCCGTCCGACGACCCCGCCAAGTGA
- a CDS encoding inositol-3-phosphate synthase, translating to MGSVRVAIVGVGNCAASLVQGVEYYKDADPAGKVPGLMHVQFGDYHVRDVEFVAAFDVDAKKVGLDLSDAIGASENNTIKICEVPNTGVTVQRGHTLDGLGKYYRETIEESAEAPVDIVQTLKDKRVDVLVCYLPVGSEDAAKYYAQCAIDAKVAFVNALPVFIAGTKEWADKFTEAGVPIVGDDIKSQVGATITHRVMAKLFEDRGVILDRTMQLNVGGNMDFKNMLERERLESKKISKTQAVTSQIPDRDMGEKNVHIGPSDYVAWLDDRKWAYVRLEGRAFGDVPLNLEYKLEVWDSPNSAGVIIDAVRAAKIAKDRGIGGPILSASSYFMKSPPVQYFDDEARENVEKFIQGEVER from the coding sequence ATGGGTTCGGTTCGCGTAGCCATCGTCGGCGTGGGCAACTGCGCCGCCTCGCTGGTGCAGGGCGTCGAGTACTACAAGGACGCCGACCCGGCCGGCAAGGTGCCGGGTCTGATGCACGTCCAGTTCGGCGACTACCACGTCCGTGACGTCGAGTTCGTGGCCGCCTTCGACGTGGACGCCAAGAAGGTCGGCCTCGACCTCTCGGACGCCATCGGCGCCAGCGAGAACAACACCATCAAGATCTGCGAGGTGCCGAACACCGGCGTCACCGTTCAGCGTGGCCACACGCTCGACGGTCTCGGCAAGTACTACCGCGAGACCATCGAGGAGTCCGCCGAGGCGCCGGTCGACATCGTCCAGACCCTCAAGGACAAGCGGGTCGACGTCCTGGTCTGCTACCTGCCCGTCGGTTCCGAGGACGCTGCGAAGTACTACGCGCAGTGCGCCATCGACGCCAAGGTCGCGTTCGTCAACGCTCTCCCGGTCTTCATCGCCGGCACCAAGGAGTGGGCGGACAAGTTCACCGAGGCCGGTGTCCCGATCGTCGGCGACGACATCAAGTCCCAGGTCGGCGCCACCATCACGCACCGCGTGATGGCCAAGCTCTTCGAGGACCGGGGCGTCATCCTGGACCGCACGATGCAGCTGAACGTCGGCGGCAACATGGACTTCAAGAACATGCTCGAGCGTGAGCGCCTGGAGTCCAAGAAGATCTCGAAGACGCAGGCCGTCACCTCGCAGATCCCCGACCGCGACATGGGCGAGAAGAACGTCCACATCGGGCCGTCGGACTACGTGGCCTGGCTGGACGACCGCAAGTGGGCCTACGTGCGCCTCGAGGGCCGTGCCTTCGGTGACGTCCCGCTGAACCTCGAGTACAAGCTCGAGGTCTGGGACTCCCCGAACTCGGCGGGTGTCATCATCGACGCCGTGCGCGCCGCGAAGATCGCCAAGGACCGGGGCATCGGCGGCCCCATCCTCTCCGCGTCCTCGTACTTCATGAAGTCCCCGCCGGTGCAGTACTTCGACGACGAGGCCCGCGAGAACGTCGAGAAGTTCATCCAGGGCGAGGTCGAGCGCTAA
- a CDS encoding DUF6049 family protein, which yields MAEAADFQGMRSSPARRWLRRTASLITGVPLLTGLLWVPAAPGAQAAEPTGSRTVDVSLDTVTPEAPGKDDTITVSGTVVNEGRRTITGAHVDLRVGPKVAGRTGIDRAAERTGYTFGVDGPTVDDKYSVDLPKLASGISYDFKLSVPADELDLDDNGGVYELGVSLTGQTSSQSFERVLGIERTFLPWQPEGVEKKTRLTYLWPLISSTHLTSETGSDEQQTPVFEDEALAAELAPGGRLDQLVSLGKELPVTWVIDPDLLATVDAMTRNYRVKSGDSTVAGRNQAVAKRWLSSVEAAVQGKKVVALPFADPDLASLAHRGKSVSGSLSHLQPATQVAEITVETILHVKPSVDFAWPVDGAIDSSIVDVATSAGAHKVIARSDSLQDNLSYTPTAARPIGGGTTAVVADTRLSTAFQGDMTDAGESTLAVQKFLAQSLALTLQDPEKQRSIVVAPQRVPTVAQAQSMARALRALEPKRWTQPLDLVAAASAEPDAEANTKVPSASQYPARLRRQELPVQAFEDIRETQSTLDKFKVILTFADRVEAPFGRAIDRELSTAWRGKPEAAQGYRDEVQSYLRSLTEEVQLIEKSDVTLSGRSATIPVTVQNQLVQGVDDLVLRLKSNNPNRLHFDGDRGMAEQPIKVEGGHSQSVKFPAAANANGQVQMTAQLFTKDGTPYGPEMSFTVRVSEITPTVMLVLAGGVLLLVLAGIRMYTQRKRAAAAETADASVAEASDTSDTSETEGAGSGSDPGQPSDLAPDTGPESGNPSGAGEKVDR from the coding sequence GTGGCCGAGGCGGCAGACTTCCAGGGGATGCGTAGTTCTCCTGCGCGCCGGTGGCTGCGTCGTACAGCCTCCCTGATCACCGGCGTGCCACTTCTGACCGGGTTGCTGTGGGTCCCGGCGGCACCCGGGGCGCAGGCCGCGGAGCCCACCGGATCCCGGACCGTGGATGTGTCGCTGGACACGGTGACGCCGGAGGCGCCCGGGAAGGACGACACGATCACGGTCTCGGGGACCGTGGTCAACGAGGGCCGACGGACGATCACAGGCGCACACGTCGATCTCCGGGTGGGCCCCAAGGTGGCCGGCAGGACGGGCATCGACCGGGCCGCCGAGAGGACCGGCTACACCTTCGGTGTGGACGGCCCGACGGTGGACGACAAGTACAGCGTCGACCTTCCGAAGCTCGCCTCGGGAATCAGCTACGACTTCAAGCTCTCGGTGCCCGCCGACGAACTCGATCTCGATGACAACGGCGGCGTGTACGAGCTCGGTGTGTCCCTGACCGGGCAGACCTCGAGCCAGTCCTTCGAGCGTGTCCTCGGTATCGAGCGGACCTTCCTTCCCTGGCAGCCCGAAGGCGTGGAGAAGAAGACCCGCCTCACCTATCTCTGGCCGTTGATCTCCTCGACCCATCTCACGTCGGAGACCGGCTCGGACGAACAGCAGACCCCCGTCTTCGAGGACGAGGCGCTGGCGGCCGAGCTCGCTCCCGGCGGGCGGCTCGACCAGCTCGTGTCGCTCGGCAAGGAGCTGCCGGTCACCTGGGTCATCGACCCCGACCTTCTGGCCACCGTCGACGCCATGACAAGGAACTACCGGGTCAAGAGCGGGGACTCCACGGTCGCCGGCAGGAACCAGGCCGTCGCCAAGCGATGGCTGAGCTCCGTCGAGGCCGCGGTGCAGGGCAAGAAGGTCGTTGCCCTTCCCTTCGCGGACCCGGATCTCGCCTCGCTGGCGCACCGGGGCAAGTCGGTCTCCGGTTCACTCAGCCACCTGCAGCCGGCCACACAGGTGGCGGAGATCACAGTGGAGACGATTCTCCACGTGAAGCCGTCCGTCGACTTCGCCTGGCCCGTGGACGGCGCGATCGACTCGTCGATCGTGGACGTGGCCACCTCGGCCGGCGCACACAAGGTGATCGCGCGGAGCGACAGCCTCCAGGACAACCTGTCGTACACACCTACCGCGGCCCGTCCCATCGGCGGCGGCACCACGGCCGTGGTCGCCGACACCCGCCTGTCGACCGCCTTCCAGGGCGATATGACGGACGCCGGCGAGTCCACGCTCGCGGTACAGAAATTCCTGGCACAGTCGCTGGCCCTCACGCTGCAGGACCCCGAGAAGCAGCGGAGCATCGTCGTCGCCCCCCAGCGGGTGCCCACGGTGGCCCAGGCCCAGTCCATGGCCCGCGCCCTGCGTGCCCTCGAGCCCAAGCGCTGGACACAGCCGCTGGATCTGGTGGCCGCAGCGTCCGCCGAACCGGACGCCGAGGCGAACACCAAGGTGCCCAGTGCTTCCCAGTACCCTGCCCGGCTGCGCCGGCAGGAGCTGCCGGTCCAGGCCTTCGAGGACATCAGGGAGACGCAGAGCACACTGGACAAGTTCAAGGTCATCCTCACCTTCGCCGACCGGGTGGAAGCCCCCTTCGGCAGGGCGATCGACCGTGAGCTGTCGACGGCGTGGCGTGGTAAGCCCGAAGCGGCTCAGGGATACCGCGACGAGGTCCAGTCCTATCTGCGGAGCCTCACCGAAGAGGTCCAGCTGATCGAGAAGTCGGACGTGACCCTGTCGGGTCGCAGTGCGACCATCCCGGTCACGGTGCAGAACCAGCTGGTCCAAGGCGTCGACGACCTTGTGCTGAGGCTGAAGTCCAACAACCCGAACCGTCTCCACTTCGACGGGGACAGGGGCATGGCGGAGCAGCCGATCAAGGTCGAGGGCGGCCACAGCCAGTCGGTGAAGTTCCCCGCTGCCGCCAATGCCAACGGTCAGGTCCAGATGACCGCGCAGCTCTTCACGAAGGACGGCACTCCGTACGGCCCCGAGATGTCGTTCACAGTGAGGGTTTCCGAGATCACTCCGACCGTCATGCTCGTCCTCGCCGGCGGTGTGCTCCTGCTCGTCCTCGCGGGCATCAGGATGTACACCCAGCGCAAGCGCGCTGCCGCCGCGGAGACCGCCGACGCCTCGGTGGCCGAGGCGTCCGACACGTCCGACACGTCCGAAACAGAGGGTGCCGGCAGCGGCTCGGATCCGGGGCAGCCGAGTGACCTCGCCCCTGACACCGGACCCGAAAGCGGCAACCCGTCCGGCGCTGGTGAGAAAGTGGACCGTTGA
- a CDS encoding CCA tRNA nucleotidyltransferase — MPNANEDNPTALSQVQHRAVSELLRVSPVADDLARRFQDAGFGLALVGGSVRDALLGRLGNDLDFTTDARPEDVLKIVRPWADSVWDVGIAFGTVGAHKAGRVGDAVQSFQIEVTTYRSEAYDRTSRKPEVSYGDSIEQDLVRRDFTVNAMAVALPAKEFIDPHDGLSDLAAKVLRTPGTPEESFSDDPLRMMRAARFAAQLDFEVAPEVVAAMKAMAERIEIVSAERVRDEFNKLLLSAHPRKGLSLLVDTGLAAHVLPELPALRLESDEHHRHKDVYEHSLTVLDQAIALEEDGPDLVLRLAALLHDIGKPRTRRFEQDGRVSFHHHEVVGAKMTKKRMTALKYSNEMVKDVSRLVELHLRFHGYGTGEWTDSAVRRYVRDAGPLLDRLHKLTRSDCTTRNKRKAGALSRAYDGLEDRIAELQEQEELDAIRPDLNGNEIQEILGIGPGPMIGKAYAFLLELRLENGPMERDAAVSALKEWWAKQG; from the coding sequence GTGCCGAACGCCAATGAAGACAACCCCACTGCCCTGAGCCAGGTGCAACACCGCGCGGTGAGTGAACTGCTGCGGGTGTCACCCGTCGCCGACGACCTGGCGCGCCGTTTCCAGGATGCCGGATTCGGTCTTGCCCTGGTCGGAGGGTCGGTCCGTGACGCGTTGCTCGGTCGGCTCGGCAATGACCTCGACTTTACGACGGACGCCCGCCCCGAGGATGTGCTGAAGATCGTCCGGCCGTGGGCGGATTCGGTGTGGGACGTCGGTATCGCCTTCGGCACTGTCGGTGCCCACAAGGCCGGACGTGTCGGTGACGCGGTTCAGTCCTTCCAGATCGAGGTGACGACCTACCGCTCGGAGGCGTACGACCGGACGTCTCGCAAGCCGGAGGTGTCCTACGGTGACTCGATCGAGCAGGACCTGGTCCGGCGTGACTTCACGGTCAACGCGATGGCCGTGGCGCTGCCGGCCAAGGAGTTCATCGACCCCCACGACGGGCTCAGCGACCTCGCCGCGAAGGTTCTGCGTACGCCCGGCACCCCCGAGGAGTCCTTCTCCGACGACCCGCTGCGGATGATGAGGGCCGCCCGGTTCGCCGCGCAGCTCGACTTCGAGGTGGCGCCGGAGGTCGTCGCTGCCATGAAGGCCATGGCGGAGCGCATCGAGATCGTTTCCGCCGAGCGGGTGCGTGACGAGTTCAACAAGCTGCTCCTTTCCGCGCACCCCCGCAAGGGGCTGTCGCTCCTCGTCGACACCGGCCTTGCCGCCCATGTGCTGCCCGAGCTGCCGGCGCTCCGTCTGGAGAGTGACGAGCACCATCGGCACAAGGACGTCTACGAGCACTCGCTGACCGTGCTGGACCAGGCCATCGCCCTTGAGGAGGACGGCCCGGACCTGGTGCTGCGGCTGGCCGCACTGCTTCACGACATCGGTAAGCCCCGGACTCGTCGCTTCGAGCAGGACGGCCGGGTCTCCTTCCATCACCACGAGGTGGTGGGCGCGAAGATGACCAAGAAGCGCATGACTGCGCTGAAGTACTCGAACGAGATGGTCAAGGACGTCTCGCGGCTCGTGGAACTGCATCTGCGTTTCCACGGCTATGGCACTGGTGAGTGGACCGACTCCGCGGTGCGTCGGTATGTACGCGACGCCGGGCCGCTTCTGGACCGCCTGCACAAGCTCACCCGCTCCGACTGCACCACGCGGAACAAGCGGAAGGCGGGCGCTCTCTCGCGCGCGTACGACGGCCTTGAAGACCGCATCGCAGAGCTCCAGGAGCAGGAGGAGCTGGATGCCATCAGGCCGGACCTGAACGGCAACGAGATTCAGGAGATCCTGGGCATCGGACCCGGCCCCATGATCGGCAAGGCGTACGCGTTCCTTCTTGAGCTGCGGCTGGAGAACGGGCCGATGGAGCGCGATGCAGCGGTGTCGGCGCTCAAGGAGTGGTGGGCCAAGCAGGGCTGA
- a CDS encoding transglycosylase domain-containing protein — protein MIDYPRHDKYGWRRWVPSWKLVTGLFLGFLASLMTAGTIAYAMVGVPEQALIAGAQNNVYYWDDGTQMVATGGEVNRQIIPISKIPIEMQNAVISAENKTFRKDSGIDPMGIGRALFNMARGEQTQGGSTITQQYVKNARLDNQDQTLSRKFQELFISMKIDSEMEKEDIMEGYLNTSYYGRGAYGIQAAARTYFNKDAGKLNVSECAFLASLLKGATYYDPAGATAIDASATAEANTERMTIRWSWILDEMVKDKHLDAAERQKYTELPKAESPRKNAQLGGQIGYLVDLAKANFLNNHDEEVDLSKGGYEIYTTFNKKRVAALENAVKKVRDENLDPKKRPDDDTHVQFGGASVEPGTGKIVAIYGGEDATKHFTNNADATGAQVGSTFKPFVLAAAMRDGVRNPELGEEQGPDDRRIVDPDKSRYSGKNKLKIKNYDGSVWRNEKGKEWNQTNDGQQNYGNISLREAMIHSANSPYVQLGMDIGIPQVRDAAIDAGLLESSLSKANVPSFSLGISDPSAIRMAGAYGTFAAEGEQRDPYSVTKVKHEGLTVYEHEDKAEQAFDEDIANNVTDVLRDVVEHPDGTGNNAQIKGRQVAGKTGTTDENKSAWFVGYTPQLSTAIDMYRLDDDEKNKKREFLEMYDTGGQDKIHGSSFPSEIFQDYMTEALKGTKVLKFPKPEPIDGEAVWGGGAVSPSPTPSSSPSQSPSTSPSPSTSPSPSTSPGPSESCNPWEDWTCGVDGGGGNGGTDQGGDNGGVSTSPSTSTGTDAGADSGGGNGNGGGNGGGLFGGTDGEG, from the coding sequence CTGATCGACTACCCGCGTCACGACAAGTACGGGTGGCGGCGCTGGGTGCCCTCCTGGAAGCTCGTGACCGGGCTCTTCCTCGGTTTCCTCGCCAGTCTGATGACGGCGGGCACCATCGCCTACGCCATGGTGGGAGTGCCCGAGCAGGCTTTGATCGCCGGGGCGCAGAACAACGTCTACTACTGGGACGACGGCACCCAGATGGTGGCCACCGGTGGTGAGGTCAACCGGCAGATCATCCCCATCTCGAAGATTCCCATCGAGATGCAGAACGCCGTCATCTCCGCGGAGAACAAGACCTTCCGCAAGGACTCGGGCATCGACCCGATGGGCATCGGCCGGGCCCTCTTCAACATGGCCCGGGGCGAGCAGACGCAGGGTGGTTCGACCATCACCCAGCAGTACGTGAAGAACGCGCGGCTGGACAACCAGGACCAGACCCTCAGCCGTAAGTTCCAAGAACTTTTCATCTCCATGAAGATCGACTCGGAGATGGAGAAGGAAGACATCATGGAGGGGTACCTCAACACCTCCTACTACGGTCGAGGCGCGTACGGCATCCAGGCGGCGGCCCGCACGTACTTCAACAAGGACGCCGGCAAGCTGAACGTGAGCGAGTGCGCGTTCCTGGCGTCGCTCCTCAAGGGCGCGACCTACTACGACCCGGCCGGGGCCACGGCGATCGACGCCTCGGCGACGGCGGAGGCCAACACCGAGCGGATGACGATCCGCTGGAGCTGGATCCTCGACGAGATGGTCAAGGACAAGCACCTCGACGCGGCGGAGCGCCAGAAGTACACGGAGCTCCCCAAGGCGGAGTCGCCTCGTAAGAACGCCCAGCTCGGCGGCCAGATCGGTTATCTGGTGGACCTGGCCAAGGCCAACTTCCTCAACAACCACGACGAGGAAGTCGACCTGTCCAAGGGCGGTTACGAGATCTACACGACCTTTAACAAGAAGCGGGTCGCTGCCCTCGAGAACGCGGTCAAGAAGGTCCGTGACGAGAACCTCGACCCGAAGAAGCGCCCGGACGATGACACGCACGTCCAGTTCGGCGGCGCTTCGGTCGAGCCGGGGACGGGCAAGATCGTCGCGATCTACGGCGGTGAGGACGCCACGAAGCACTTCACCAACAACGCCGATGCCACCGGTGCCCAGGTCGGATCGACGTTCAAGCCCTTCGTCCTCGCCGCCGCCATGCGCGACGGCGTCCGCAACCCCGAGCTCGGGGAAGAGCAGGGGCCCGACGACCGCCGGATCGTCGACCCTGACAAGAGCCGGTACAGCGGCAAGAACAAGCTGAAGATCAAGAATTACGACGGCTCCGTCTGGCGCAACGAGAAGGGGAAGGAGTGGAATCAGACCAACGACGGCCAGCAGAACTACGGCAACATCAGCCTGCGCGAGGCGATGATCCACTCCGCCAACTCCCCCTACGTGCAGCTCGGCATGGACATCGGCATCCCGCAGGTGAGGGACGCCGCCATCGACGCCGGTCTGCTCGAGTCCAGCCTGAGCAAGGCGAACGTGCCCTCCTTCTCGCTCGGCATCTCCGACCCCAGCGCCATCCGTATGGCGGGCGCCTACGGGACCTTCGCCGCCGAGGGTGAGCAGCGTGACCCGTATTCGGTGACAAAGGTCAAGCACGAGGGCCTGACCGTCTACGAGCACGAGGACAAGGCCGAGCAGGCCTTCGACGAGGACATCGCCAACAACGTGACCGATGTCCTCAGGGACGTCGTCGAGCATCCCGACGGCACCGGCAACAACGCCCAGATCAAGGGAAGGCAGGTCGCCGGCAAGACCGGTACGACGGACGAAAACAAGTCGGCCTGGTTCGTCGGATACACGCCCCAGCTGTCGACCGCCATCGACATGTACCGCTTGGACGACGACGAGAAGAACAAGAAGCGCGAGTTCCTGGAGATGTACGACACCGGTGGACAGGACAAGATCCATGGTTCGTCGTTCCCGTCCGAGATCTTCCAGGACTACATGACGGAAGCGCTCAAGGGCACCAAGGTCCTCAAGTTCCCCAAGCCGGAGCCGATCGACGGTGAGGCGGTCTGGGGCGGTGGCGCGGTCAGCCCGTCCCCGACGCCGAGCAGCAGCCCGTCCCAGTCCCCGTCCACATCCCCGTCCCCGTCCACCTCGCCGTCCCCGTCCACCAGCCCGGGCCCCTCGGAGTCCTGCAACCCGTGGGAGGACTGGACCTGCGGCGTCGACGGCGGCGGCGGTAACGGCGGCACCGACCAGGGCGGGGACAACGGCGGCGTGTCGACGAGCCCGTCGACCTCGACCGGGACCGATGCCGGCGCCGACAGCGGCGGCGGCAACGGGAACGGTGGCGGCAACGGCGGCGGTCTCTTCGGAGGCACCGACGGCGAAGGCTGA
- a CDS encoding LppU/SCO3897 family protein has protein sequence MTYPPQQGPGPYGQPPQQGPGPYGQPPQQPQPGYGYPQQPHMQQPQPGYGQTQPQQWGTAPTPPPAPSRGGLSLKTKFQIVVGVLAVIAFAVFWFMGRDDADTAKAGDCLKNSGNDINPDLQVVDCGGAEAAYKVVSVHSDTTDQTICEGKADMGYYEQTSGGRRSSGKSFVLCLNEIKK, from the coding sequence ATGACCTATCCGCCGCAGCAGGGACCGGGTCCCTACGGGCAGCCGCCGCAGCAGGGACCGGGTCCCTACGGGCAGCCGCCGCAGCAGCCGCAGCCGGGCTACGGCTACCCGCAGCAGCCGCACATGCAGCAGCCCCAGCCCGGCTATGGCCAGACCCAGCCGCAGCAGTGGGGCACGGCACCGACGCCGCCCCCCGCGCCTTCGCGTGGCGGTCTCAGCCTCAAGACGAAGTTCCAGATAGTCGTCGGCGTTCTGGCCGTCATCGCTTTCGCCGTGTTCTGGTTCATGGGCCGCGACGACGCCGACACGGCCAAGGCCGGCGACTGCCTCAAGAACAGCGGCAACGACATCAACCCGGATCTGCAGGTCGTCGACTGCGGCGGTGCCGAGGCGGCCTACAAGGTGGTCTCCGTGCACAGTGACACAACGGACCAGACGATCTGCGAAGGCAAGGCCGACATGGGTTACTACGAGCAGACCAGCGGTGGTCGGCGTAGCTCCGGCAAGTCGTTCGTGCTCTGCCTGAACGAGATCAAGAAGTAG
- a CDS encoding MFS transporter, whose amino-acid sequence MPVVRDLRVLLRLADFRRLLTVRLLSQAADGVYQVALATYVVFSPEQQTSPTAIASAMAVLLLPYSLVGPFAGVLLDRWRRRQVFLYGNLLRALLACCTALLILASVPDWLFYASALTVTAVNRFVLAGLSAALPRVVDSEHLVMANSVSPTAGTLAATAGGGLAFLVRLVASDSDAAVVLLGAALYLGSALASLRMGKELLGPDPDVVQPRLGAAIASTARGLLEGLRYLNQRPAATHALAAMTLMRFCYGALTVMVLMLCRYAWSTDESAGLALLGLALAASGAGFFAAAVLTPWGIGKLGRYGWMVACAAAAAVLVPALALPFRPGPMLVAAFLLGLVTQGAKIATDTVVQTSVDDAFRGRVFALYDVLFNVAFVGAAGVAALMLPPDGRSVPLVLLVTGIYATAAAGLARWGHAARVL is encoded by the coding sequence ATGCCCGTCGTACGTGATCTGCGCGTACTCCTGCGCCTCGCCGACTTCCGCCGGCTGCTGACCGTGCGCCTGCTCTCACAGGCGGCCGACGGCGTCTACCAGGTCGCTCTCGCCACCTATGTGGTCTTCTCACCGGAACAGCAGACCTCTCCGACAGCGATCGCGTCCGCCATGGCCGTCCTGCTCCTCCCCTATTCCCTGGTCGGCCCGTTCGCAGGGGTGCTGCTCGACCGGTGGCGACGCCGCCAGGTCTTCCTCTACGGAAACCTGCTGCGGGCACTGCTCGCCTGCTGCACCGCCCTGTTGATCCTGGCTTCCGTCCCCGACTGGCTCTTCTACGCCTCCGCCCTGACGGTCACGGCCGTCAACCGCTTCGTTCTGGCCGGGCTCTCCGCGGCGCTGCCGCGCGTCGTGGATTCCGAGCACCTCGTCATGGCCAACTCCGTCTCGCCCACCGCGGGCACGCTGGCTGCGACAGCCGGAGGCGGTCTCGCCTTCCTCGTGCGGCTCGTCGCCTCGGACTCGGACGCCGCGGTGGTCCTGTTGGGAGCGGCTCTCTACCTCGGCTCGGCCCTGGCCTCACTGCGGATGGGGAAGGAGCTGCTCGGCCCGGACCCCGACGTGGTCCAGCCCCGTCTGGGTGCCGCGATCGCCTCTACGGCCCGGGGGCTGCTCGAAGGGCTGCGCTACCTGAACCAACGGCCTGCTGCGACCCATGCGTTGGCCGCGATGACACTGATGCGCTTCTGCTACGGAGCGCTGACGGTGATGGTGCTGATGCTCTGCCGCTACGCCTGGTCCACCGACGAGTCGGCCGGGCTCGCGCTGTTGGGTCTTGCCCTGGCCGCCTCGGGTGCCGGCTTCTTCGCGGCGGCCGTTCTGACCCCGTGGGGGATCGGAAAGCTCGGCCGGTACGGATGGATGGTCGCCTGCGCGGCGGCCGCCGCGGTCCTTGTGCCTGCTCTTGCGCTTCCCTTCAGGCCCGGTCCGATGCTTGTCGCGGCATTCCTGCTCGGGCTCGTGACCCAGGGGGCGAAGATCGCGACAGACACGGTGGTGCAGACCTCCGTGGACGACGCCTTCCGTGGCCGGGTCTTCGCCCTCTACGACGTCCTGTTCAATGTTGCCTTCGTCGGCGCGGCGGGCGTCGCCGCTCTGATGCTTCCCCCTGACGGCCGGTCGGTTCCGCTGGTCCTCTTGGTGACGGGGATCTATGCAACAGCAGCCGCCGGCCTGGCGCGTTGGGGCCATGCCGCTCGGGTGCTATAG